The following coding sequences lie in one Lentilactobacillus sp. SPB1-3 genomic window:
- the rplA gene encoding 50S ribosomal protein L1, translating into MARNRGKNYKAALEQVDQEKAYSVDEAVELVKKIDFAKFDATVEVVFNLNVDTKQADQQLRGAVVLPNGTGKDQTVVVFAKGDKAKEAEAAGADFVGEADLVEKIQGGWLDFDVAIATPDMMAQVGRLGRALGPKGLMPNPKTGTVTMDVAKAVKESKAGKVTYRTDRDGNVAVPVGKVSFDADKLIGNIKTIEEVVVRARPASVRGTYVENVSISSTFGPGVKVDIESF; encoded by the coding sequence ATGGCTCGTAATAGAGGTAAAAACTATAAGGCAGCTTTAGAACAAGTCGATCAAGAAAAGGCTTATTCAGTTGATGAAGCTGTTGAATTAGTAAAGAAAATTGATTTCGCAAAATTTGACGCAACTGTTGAAGTTGTCTTCAATTTAAATGTTGATACTAAACAAGCTGATCAACAATTACGTGGTGCCGTTGTTCTACCAAACGGAACTGGTAAAGATCAAACTGTCGTTGTATTTGCAAAGGGTGACAAGGCTAAAGAAGCCGAAGCAGCCGGTGCAGACTTCGTTGGTGAAGCTGACTTAGTTGAAAAGATTCAGGGCGGATGGTTAGACTTTGATGTTGCCATCGCTACTCCTGACATGATGGCTCAAGTTGGTCGTCTTGGACGTGCCCTTGGACCTAAAGGTTTAATGCCTAACCCTAAAACTGGTACAGTTACTATGGATGTTGCCAAGGCTGTTAAAGAATCAAAAGCCGGTAAGGTAACTTATAGAACTGACCGTGACGGTAACGTTGCAGTTCCAGTTGGTAAGGTATCATTTGATGCAGATAAGCTTATCGGAAACATTAAGACTATCGAAGAAGTTGTTGTACGTGCGCGTCCAGCATCTGTTCGTGGAACTTATGTTGAAAATGTATCAATTTCATCAACATTTGGACCTGGTGTCAAAGTTGATATTGAATCATTCTAA
- the rplJ gene encoding 50S ribosomal protein L10: MSEQSIATKAKQVEEIVESMNNASSMVVVDYRGLTVEEVTDLRKQLRDNGVKMVVLKNKLLQRAAEQVGLDDLKTVFNGPTAVAFASDDAVAGPKIMHSFAKDHSALELKGGVIDGKVASLDEINQYATLPSREELLATLANILQAPVRNVAYAVKAVADSKDSDDGDAA, from the coding sequence GTGAGTGAACAAAGTATTGCTACTAAAGCAAAACAAGTTGAAGAAATTGTTGAAAGTATGAACAATGCATCTTCAATGGTAGTTGTTGACTATCGTGGTTTGACTGTTGAAGAAGTAACTGATTTACGTAAGCAATTACGTGATAATGGTGTTAAGATGGTCGTTCTAAAGAACAAATTATTACAACGTGCAGCTGAACAAGTTGGCTTGGATGATTTGAAGACTGTCTTTAATGGACCTACTGCTGTTGCTTTTGCTTCAGATGATGCTGTTGCTGGTCCTAAGATTATGCACAGTTTCGCTAAAGATCATAGTGCCCTTGAACTTAAGGGTGGTGTTATCGACGGTAAGGTTGCTTCTCTTGATGAAATCAATCAATACGCTACATTACCTAGTCGTGAAGAATTATTGGCTACTCTTGCTAACATTCTTCAAGCACCAGTTCGTAACGTTGCATACGCTGTTAAAGCTGTTGCAGATAGCAAAGATTCAGATGACGGCGACGCCGCATAA
- the rplL gene encoding 50S ribosomal protein L7/L12, with protein MAFDKDNIIDQIKDASITDLNDLVSAIEEEFGVSAAAPVAAAGAAGGDGAAKDSYDVELTESGDQKVKAIKVVREITGLGLKDAKGLVDDAPSIIKEGLSEDEANELKAKLEEVGGVVTLK; from the coding sequence ATGGCTTTCGATAAAGACAATATTATTGATCAAATTAAAGATGCTTCAATCACTGATTTAAACGATTTAGTATCAGCAATTGAAGAAGAATTTGGTGTTTCAGCTGCTGCTCCCGTTGCCGCTGCAGGTGCTGCTGGTGGCGACGGTGCCGCTAAAGATTCATACGATGTTGAATTAACTGAATCTGGTGACCAAAAAGTTAAAGCTATCAAGGTTGTACGTGAAATCACTGGCCTTGGTTTGAAGGATGCTAAGGGTCTTGTTGATGACGCACCATCAATCATCAAAGAAGGACTTTCAGAAGACGAAGCTAACGAACTTAAAGCTAAGCTTGAAGAAGTTGGTGGAGTTGTAACTCTTAAGTAG
- the mprF gene encoding bifunctional lysylphosphatidylglycerol flippase/synthetase MprF, translating to MLKKFWSFIDKRMSLLKFIFVFSVLIFVIRESAKVFREVSGSQLQTIVADQSQVALLVLLVVGFISILPMMIYDFSIVKFLPGHFKKSYVIKSGWVVNTFTNLLGFGGLLGSSLRAHFYGENASKKQVVYAISKVALFLVSGLSVLCFEALILIFGFGIGSQFTKYWIWLAGGAIYFPAMFLFTRFNHSSFFDDLKLKDELIMTGGSVLEWNSAMAFFLFVGYMMGIHTDFAAIIPIFVVANIAGVISMIPGGLGSFDVFMILGLGMVGVGKSDAIVWILMYRLFYYLLPFLVGVGLFIHDTGSKLNNYLNGLPKLIVQRGAQVVLTGFMYFSGIMMLLFATIPDLVVENKIYLRLFPYSIFFLSHVLNIIVAFLLIGLGSGLWSLNKRAFVPTVIVLVISIINTFFNEAFTWRMIAILIIILVLLMLSKGVLYRDRMANSWGKMIFNSSIFFITFLAYVIVGIVTHRGGPRSFNMPTFSSGITWLLGFIGLLVAFLVLIGINAYLIGRKPAWLNLPFDGPRIQAIIDKFGGNEDSQLAFLQDKTIFYYQENGEDQVFFMFRPVVDKLVVMGEPVGNPEKFSVAIDYFMEQADKQGYKLVFYEINEDLTMLLHEKGFDFIKTGETGLVDVQNFTLAGKRHRGERALMNKFDRDNYSFEILQPPFSKEFIQRLREISDEWLDGKEEKGFSLGFFDEYYLNQAPIAVMKTPEGKIVAFANIMSSGNSSVTSIDLMRSSADAPSGIMDGIFVNLYNQAKDDGYQYFDLGMSPLSNVGTSKFSFFEERIVHIIYEYGASLYSFEGLRSYKDKYVDKWAPKYISYFKGSSLAFATLQVFTIVNRRADKQPGKLKIIKYLPFTEGKW from the coding sequence ATGTTAAAAAAATTCTGGTCATTTATCGACAAGAGAATGTCATTACTCAAATTCATTTTTGTTTTTTCAGTACTTATTTTTGTTATTCGAGAATCCGCTAAGGTATTTAGAGAAGTTAGTGGCTCGCAATTGCAAACAATAGTTGCTGATCAATCGCAAGTTGCTTTATTAGTGTTGCTTGTGGTTGGATTCATATCTATTTTGCCAATGATGATTTACGATTTTTCAATAGTGAAGTTTCTCCCAGGACATTTTAAGAAGTCCTACGTAATAAAAAGTGGTTGGGTTGTGAATACATTTACCAACCTTCTGGGATTCGGTGGCCTTTTAGGTTCTAGTCTAAGAGCTCATTTTTACGGAGAAAATGCTTCAAAAAAACAGGTCGTATATGCAATCTCAAAAGTAGCTTTGTTCTTAGTTTCCGGATTATCGGTCCTATGTTTTGAAGCCTTAATATTAATTTTTGGTTTTGGTATTGGCAGTCAATTCACTAAATATTGGATTTGGTTAGCTGGTGGAGCAATTTATTTCCCTGCTATGTTTTTATTTACAAGGTTTAATCATTCATCTTTTTTTGATGATCTAAAATTAAAAGATGAACTCATTATGACTGGTGGATCCGTCTTGGAATGGAATAGTGCTATGGCATTTTTCCTATTTGTTGGTTACATGATGGGCATTCACACAGACTTTGCTGCCATCATTCCAATTTTTGTTGTGGCTAACATCGCTGGGGTTATTTCGATGATTCCTGGTGGTTTAGGCTCGTTTGATGTGTTTATGATACTTGGCCTAGGAATGGTTGGAGTTGGCAAAAGTGATGCGATTGTTTGGATCTTGATGTATCGTTTGTTTTATTATTTGTTGCCATTCTTAGTTGGCGTCGGGTTGTTTATTCACGATACTGGTAGTAAATTAAATAATTATCTTAATGGGCTTCCCAAGTTAATAGTACAAAGGGGAGCACAAGTTGTATTGACAGGATTTATGTACTTCTCTGGTATTATGATGCTGTTGTTTGCAACTATCCCTGATCTAGTTGTTGAAAATAAAATTTATTTACGTTTATTTCCATATTCAATTTTCTTTTTAAGTCACGTACTCAATATTATCGTTGCGTTCCTACTCATTGGACTAGGAAGTGGACTATGGTCCTTAAATAAGCGTGCATTCGTCCCAACTGTGATTGTGTTAGTCATTTCGATAATTAACACATTTTTTAACGAAGCCTTCACATGGCGGATGATCGCTATTCTAATTATCATTCTAGTATTATTGATGTTATCCAAAGGGGTACTTTACCGTGACAGGATGGCCAATTCATGGGGCAAAATGATTTTTAATTCATCGATTTTCTTCATTACCTTTTTGGCTTATGTAATTGTTGGAATCGTAACGCACCGTGGCGGTCCACGTTCATTTAACATGCCTACCTTTTCATCTGGAATAACATGGTTACTTGGGTTTATAGGTTTATTGGTTGCCTTCTTGGTCTTGATTGGCATAAATGCTTATTTAATTGGGCGAAAGCCTGCTTGGCTTAATTTGCCATTCGATGGTCCTAGAATTCAAGCTATCATCGACAAGTTTGGGGGTAATGAAGATAGTCAATTAGCCTTTCTTCAGGATAAAACCATATTTTATTATCAAGAAAATGGGGAAGACCAAGTATTCTTTATGTTTAGACCAGTTGTAGATAAGTTAGTTGTCATGGGAGAACCTGTTGGGAATCCAGAAAAATTCAGTGTGGCAATTGACTATTTTATGGAACAGGCTGATAAACAAGGATATAAATTAGTATTTTATGAGATTAATGAAGATTTAACGATGTTATTGCATGAAAAGGGATTTGATTTCATCAAAACTGGTGAAACAGGCCTTGTGGATGTGCAAAATTTCACTCTCGCGGGAAAGCGTCACCGTGGTGAAAGAGCGTTAATGAACAAATTTGATCGTGATAATTACTCTTTCGAGATTTTACAACCACCTTTCTCTAAAGAATTTATTCAGAGGCTTCGAGAAATATCGGATGAGTGGCTAGACGGCAAGGAAGAGAAGGGATTCTCATTAGGATTCTTCGACGAATATTACTTAAATCAGGCACCAATTGCCGTTATGAAAACGCCTGAAGGGAAGATAGTTGCCTTTGCTAATATTATGAGTAGTGGCAACTCTTCTGTTACCTCAATCGATTTAATGCGTTCAAGTGCAGATGCGCCTTCTGGAATCATGGATGGTATTTTCGTTAACCTGTATAACCAAGCCAAAGATGACGGCTATCAGTACTTTGATTTGGGAATGTCGCCACTTTCGAATGTTGGTACGTCTAAATTTAGTTTTTTTGAAGAAAGAATCGTCCATATCATTTATGAATATGGTGCCAGTCTGTACAGTTTTGAAGGCCTCCGGTCATATAAAGATAAGTATGTTGATAAATGGGCTCCAAAATACATTTCTTATTTCAAAGGATCATCATTGGCCTTTGCGACGCTTCAAGTGTTTACAATCGTCAATCGAAGAGCGGATAAGCAACCTGGAAAGCTAAAAATAATTAAATATTTACCGTTTACTGAAGGTAAATGGTAG
- a CDS encoding galactokinase: protein MINDDAKTKFKELYGNDSTRLFFAPGRINLIGEHTDYNGGNVFPCAISLGIYAAYADRDDDVIRMYSMNVPDQGVIEFSLDDLTYNKAIGWGNYPKGMVAEIISHGHKIGHGFDLVMNGNLPDGAGLSSSAAIELLMAEIVNDVFKLGIDQKELVEYGKLVENNFIGVNSGIMDQFAIGMGKKDKAILLDTNTMKYEYVPVELGNRVIVIMNTKKHRELQDSKYNERRSECEEALKRLQTGIDIQSLGDLDESNFDQHSYLINDDILIRRARHAVFENQRTLQAKSALMKGDLKTFGHLVDASHVSLHYDYDVTGKELDTLAETAWKQPGVIGARMTGAGFGGCAIAIVDKDKVDDFIKNVGETYEQTIGHPGEFYIAEISDGPREIK, encoded by the coding sequence ATGATTAATGATGATGCAAAAACCAAATTCAAAGAATTATACGGTAACGATTCGACGCGTCTTTTCTTTGCACCTGGAAGAATTAATTTAATTGGTGAACATACTGATTATAATGGGGGAAATGTTTTTCCTTGCGCAATCAGTTTGGGAATCTACGCCGCCTACGCTGATCGGGACGATGATGTCATTAGAATGTATTCGATGAATGTTCCAGATCAAGGTGTCATCGAATTTTCATTAGATGATTTGACTTATAACAAAGCCATTGGCTGGGGCAATTATCCTAAGGGTATGGTTGCAGAAATCATTAGTCATGGTCACAAAATAGGTCACGGCTTTGATTTAGTTATGAATGGTAATCTGCCGGATGGCGCTGGATTATCTTCTTCTGCTGCAATTGAATTATTGATGGCTGAAATTGTTAACGATGTATTTAAACTAGGAATTGACCAAAAAGAATTAGTTGAGTATGGTAAATTAGTTGAGAATAATTTCATTGGGGTCAACTCAGGAATTATGGATCAATTTGCTATCGGAATGGGTAAAAAAGATAAAGCCATTCTTTTGGATACCAACACTATGAAATATGAGTACGTTCCAGTTGAACTTGGTAACCGGGTAATTGTCATTATGAATACCAAGAAACATCGAGAATTACAAGATTCTAAATACAACGAACGCCGTTCAGAATGTGAAGAAGCTTTAAAACGTCTTCAAACAGGGATTGATATTCAATCTCTTGGTGATCTTGATGAATCTAATTTTGATCAACATAGTTATTTAATTAATGATGATATTTTAATTCGCCGAGCTCGCCACGCCGTCTTTGAAAATCAACGGACGTTGCAAGCTAAGTCGGCATTGATGAAGGGCGATTTAAAGACATTTGGTCACTTAGTGGATGCTTCTCATGTTTCATTGCATTATGACTATGATGTTACTGGGAAAGAATTGGATACTTTGGCTGAAACTGCATGGAAGCAACCAGGAGTGATTGGTGCGCGAATGACAGGAGCTGGCTTTGGTGGTTGTGCAATTGCGATTGTCGACAAAGACAAGGTTGACGACTTCATTAAAAATGTTGGCGAAACTTATGAACAAACCATTGGTCATCCAGGAGAATTTTATATTGCTGAAATTTCTGATGGTCCAAGAGAAATCAAATAA
- the galE gene encoding UDP-glucose 4-epimerase GalE, giving the protein MAVLVLGGAGYIGSHTVDRLIMNGYDVVVVDNLVTGHVAAINEKAKFYQGDVRDKEFLNDVFSKEDIEGVIHFAAFSIVPESMEKPLKYFDNNTGGMITLLEVMHEHNVKFIVFSSTAATYGEPKQIPIKETDLQVPTNPYGESKLAMEKIMHWSDVAYGIKFIALRYFNVAGAKADGSIGEDHNPETHLVPIILQVAAGERDKLTIFGDDYDTKDGTNVRDYVHVVDLADAHILALEYLKDGNDSQAFNLGSSTGFSNKEMLEAAREVTGKEIPAEMGPRRAGDPSTLIASSDKARSILGWDPKFDDVREIIKTAWNWKVTHPNGYNDREGK; this is encoded by the coding sequence ATGGCTGTATTAGTTTTAGGTGGTGCTGGTTATATCGGCTCACACACAGTTGATCGATTAATTATGAACGGCTACGACGTCGTGGTTGTCGATAATTTGGTCACTGGACATGTGGCTGCGATTAATGAAAAGGCAAAATTTTATCAAGGCGATGTTCGTGATAAAGAATTCTTGAATGATGTTTTCAGTAAAGAAGATATTGAAGGAGTTATTCATTTTGCTGCGTTCTCTATTGTTCCTGAATCAATGGAAAAACCTTTAAAATATTTTGATAACAATACTGGTGGCATGATCACTTTGCTTGAGGTGATGCATGAGCATAACGTTAAGTTCATCGTCTTCTCATCAACTGCGGCCACTTATGGAGAACCAAAACAAATTCCGATTAAGGAAACAGATCTGCAAGTGCCAACTAATCCATACGGTGAAAGTAAGCTAGCAATGGAAAAAATTATGCACTGGAGTGACGTTGCCTACGGAATTAAATTTATCGCTCTTCGTTACTTTAACGTTGCGGGTGCTAAAGCAGATGGATCAATTGGTGAAGATCATAATCCCGAGACTCACTTAGTACCAATTATTCTTCAAGTCGCAGCAGGAGAACGAGATAAATTAACTATTTTTGGAGACGATTACGACACTAAAGATGGTACTAATGTTCGTGACTATGTCCATGTAGTTGATTTAGCAGATGCTCATATCTTAGCTCTTGAGTATCTTAAAGATGGCAATGACAGCCAAGCCTTTAATCTTGGTTCATCAACTGGATTTTCAAATAAAGAAATGCTTGAAGCTGCAAGAGAAGTTACTGGTAAAGAAATCCCTGCTGAAATGGGACCTCGCAGAGCTGGTGACCCTAGCACTTTGATTGCCTCTAGTGATAAGGCTCGGAGTATTTTGGGATGGGATCCTAAATTTGATGATGTTAGAGAAATTATCAAAACCGCTTGGAACTGGAAAGTCACACATCCAAACGGATATAACGATAGGGAAGGAAAGTAA
- a CDS encoding UDP-glucose--hexose-1-phosphate uridylyltransferase: METAVDKFVTLIIKSDSPYSEIDRIYVTNLIFRLIGDGKGEATNDEEPVDLANDLVDLAITHGVIDDSITNREILEDQLMDLLTPIPSKVNTIFWNKYNISPETATDYFYKLSQFNDYIKTRAIAKNVSYETDTQYGKLEITVNLSKPEKDPKAIAAAGKAKSNTYPIGPLAIENEGYLGRLGYAARSNHRVIRMMIGGQPWGFQYSPYAYFGEHAIFLNQKHVPMAINQQTFINLADIIRQFPHYFVGSNADLPIVGGSLLAQDHYQGGRHTFPMMKAAIDRQIDLGIDGLQAGIVKWPMSTIRLASSDATKVITAANKIFLSWMNYSDESVDVRAYTDKTRHHTVTPIARMDGDQFVMDIVLRDNQTSAKYPDGIFHPHKDVQHIKKENIGLIEVMGRAILPARLKLEMKEVEQYLLGKPNEIADYHREWADTIADNNSIDEDNVETIVNREVGLVFSRVLEDAGVFKWDDQGQTAFDKFVSQI; the protein is encoded by the coding sequence ATGGAAACGGCAGTTGATAAATTCGTTACTTTAATTATTAAATCTGATTCACCTTATTCTGAAATTGATCGGATCTACGTCACTAATTTGATTTTTCGTTTGATTGGTGATGGCAAGGGAGAAGCAACCAATGATGAAGAACCAGTTGATTTAGCAAATGATCTGGTGGATTTAGCAATCACTCATGGAGTAATCGATGATTCGATTACTAATAGAGAAATTCTTGAAGATCAGTTAATGGATTTGCTTACACCGATTCCATCAAAAGTTAATACTATCTTTTGGAATAAATATAATATTAGTCCCGAAACTGCAACTGATTACTTCTACAAGTTAAGTCAATTTAATGACTATATTAAAACAAGGGCCATCGCTAAGAATGTTTCTTATGAAACAGATACCCAATACGGTAAGCTAGAAATTACTGTGAATTTATCTAAGCCTGAAAAGGATCCTAAGGCAATTGCGGCGGCTGGCAAGGCAAAGAGTAACACGTATCCAATTGGACCGTTAGCCATCGAAAATGAGGGCTATTTGGGCCGCTTGGGTTATGCTGCTAGAAGCAATCATCGAGTGATTAGGATGATGATTGGTGGTCAGCCATGGGGGTTTCAATATTCGCCATACGCTTACTTTGGTGAACATGCCATTTTTCTAAATCAAAAACATGTTCCAATGGCGATTAATCAACAGACGTTTATCAATTTAGCTGATATTATTCGCCAATTCCCACACTATTTTGTTGGTAGTAATGCTGATTTACCGATAGTTGGTGGATCTTTATTGGCACAGGACCACTATCAGGGTGGTCGCCATACATTTCCAATGATGAAAGCTGCAATCGATAGACAAATCGATTTGGGAATTGATGGACTGCAAGCCGGGATTGTTAAGTGGCCAATGTCGACAATTCGCTTAGCTAGCAGTGATGCTACTAAGGTAATTACGGCAGCTAACAAGATATTCTTGAGCTGGATGAACTATTCTGACGAATCTGTTGATGTTCGAGCATATACTGATAAAACTCGACATCATACCGTTACTCCTATCGCAAGGATGGATGGAGATCAGTTTGTTATGGATATCGTTTTGCGTGACAATCAAACGTCAGCAAAGTATCCTGACGGAATTTTTCATCCACATAAAGACGTCCAACATATTAAAAAAGAAAATATTGGATTAATTGAAGTCATGGGAAGAGCAATTTTACCCGCAAGGTTAAAATTAGAGATGAAAGAGGTTGAACAGTACCTATTAGGTAAGCCTAACGAAATCGCTGATTATCACCGGGAATGGGCTGACACAATTGCAGATAATAATTCAATTGATGAAGATAATGTTGAAACAATTGTCAATCGAGAGGTTGGTTTAGTCTTTTCAAGAGTTTTAGAGGATGCTGGAGTTTTCAAATGGGATGATCAAGGACAGACCGCATTTGATAAGTTCGTTTCTCAAATCTAA
- a CDS encoding D-2-hydroxyacid dehydrogenase, giving the protein MKLIAYNVRDDEIPFVKAWGEKNNVEVSYSIDTLNAETVKQAQGYDGISGLQTIPYDEALFSEMKEMGISMLALRNVGLDNVDLTAAKKAGIVVTNVPAYSPASIAEFAVTLALAVNRKVGYMYHQLHELGEFHFSPDFMGQLISNQTVGVVGTGRIGREAIRMFTGLGAKVIAYSQSHLDDSDLNFTYVDSLEELLDQADVIDLHIPGVPENEHLFDEKAFKHMKSSAILINTARGSIVDTQALICALEEGEIAGAGIDTLENESADLQNSRSTAQVTDSNVLKLAKMPNVIVTPHSAFHTDEAVMNMVNISFNNLKQQLTGGEVDNLAK; this is encoded by the coding sequence ATGAAGCTAATTGCATATAATGTGCGTGATGACGAAATTCCGTTTGTTAAAGCTTGGGGCGAAAAAAATAACGTTGAAGTTAGTTATTCTATTGATACATTGAATGCTGAAACTGTTAAGCAGGCTCAGGGATACGATGGTATTTCTGGTTTACAGACTATTCCTTATGATGAGGCGCTTTTTTCCGAGATGAAAGAGATGGGCATTTCAATGTTGGCTTTGAGAAATGTTGGCTTAGACAATGTTGATTTAACTGCCGCTAAGAAGGCTGGCATAGTTGTGACTAACGTTCCAGCATACAGTCCTGCAAGTATTGCCGAATTCGCAGTTACATTGGCATTGGCAGTTAATCGCAAGGTCGGGTATATGTACCATCAGCTTCATGAATTAGGTGAATTCCATTTTTCACCAGACTTTATGGGTCAATTAATTAGTAATCAAACAGTTGGTGTAGTGGGTACTGGTAGGATTGGTCGTGAAGCAATTAGAATGTTCACAGGATTGGGAGCAAAAGTAATCGCGTACAGCCAATCACACTTAGATGATTCCGACTTGAATTTTACTTACGTTGATAGTTTAGAAGAACTTTTGGACCAGGCAGATGTGATTGATTTACATATTCCTGGAGTGCCTGAAAATGAGCATTTATTTGATGAGAAAGCATTTAAGCACATGAAATCATCAGCTATTCTTATTAATACAGCGCGAGGGTCAATCGTTGATACGCAAGCATTAATCTGCGCTCTTGAAGAAGGAGAAATTGCCGGTGCAGGTATCGACACTCTTGAAAATGAATCTGCTGATCTGCAAAATTCTCGTTCTACAGCTCAGGTGACTGATTCAAATGTTTTGAAACTAGCTAAGATGCCTAACGTAATTGTTACGCCACATTCGGCCTTTCATACTGATGAAGCGGTCATGAATATGGTCAACATTTCATTTAATAATTTAAAACAACAATTAACGGGCGGCGAAGTTGATAATTTGGCCAAATAA
- the nrdF gene encoding class 1b ribonucleoside-diphosphate reductase subunit beta gives MTENYKAINWNAIDDQIDKATWEKLTEQFWLDTRIPLSNDLSDWRELDDDHKWVVGHVFGGLTLLDTLQSQEGMASLRKDVKTMHETAVLNNIQFMESVHAKSYSSIFSTLNTPEEIDEIFDWSDSEEFLQNKALKIEALYTQESDPLKKKIASVFLETFLFYSGFYTPLYYLGHNKLANVAEIIKLILRDESVHGTYIGYKFQVTFNQLPKAKQQELKDWMYNFLYELYSNEENYTHILYDQTGWTDEVLTFIRYNANKALMNLGQDPLFPDTAADVNPVVMNGISTSTSNHDFFSQVGNGYLLGNVESMNDSDYDI, from the coding sequence ATGACTGAAAATTATAAAGCAATCAATTGGAACGCAATTGATGATCAAATTGATAAAGCAACTTGGGAAAAGCTAACTGAACAATTCTGGTTAGATACCCGAATTCCACTATCTAATGACCTTTCCGATTGGCGAGAACTTGATGACGACCATAAATGGGTCGTAGGTCATGTCTTCGGTGGTTTGACTTTACTTGATACATTGCAATCTCAAGAAGGAATGGCTTCATTGAGAAAAGATGTTAAAACCATGCACGAAACTGCTGTGTTAAACAACATCCAATTCATGGAATCTGTTCATGCTAAAAGTTATTCTTCAATCTTTTCTACATTGAACACACCAGAAGAAATTGATGAAATTTTTGACTGGAGTGACAGTGAAGAATTCTTACAAAATAAAGCATTGAAGATTGAAGCCTTGTACACTCAGGAATCTGATCCACTCAAAAAGAAAATTGCCAGTGTATTTTTGGAAACTTTCTTATTCTATTCTGGATTCTATACCCCACTTTATTACTTGGGTCATAACAAATTGGCTAACGTCGCTGAAATCATTAAATTGATTTTACGTGATGAATCAGTTCATGGAACTTATATCGGTTACAAGTTCCAAGTTACCTTCAATCAACTACCTAAAGCAAAACAACAGGAACTAAAAGATTGGATGTACAATTTCTTGTATGAATTGTATTCAAACGAAGAAAATTATACTCATATTTTATATGATCAAACTGGCTGGACTGATGAAGTGCTAACATTTATCAGATACAACGCCAATAAGGCCTTGATGAATCTTGGTCAAGATCCGCTATTCCCTGATACTGCTGCTGATGTTAATCCGGTTGTTATGAACGGAATTTCTACATCAACTTCTAATCATGATTTCTTCTCCCAAGTTGGTAATGGATACCTTCTTGGAAATGTTGAATCAATGAATGATAGTGATTACGACATCTAA